One part of the Rhodothermales bacterium genome encodes these proteins:
- a CDS encoding GDSL-type esterase/lipase family protein, producing the protein MKWLALGDSYTCGEGVGRDEAWPALLSRWLAGQGVTEVETEVIARTGWTSGELLSALDDAAPEGPFDLVTLLVGVNNQYRGQSISSFSADLCSLLDRAVEWAGGAARRVVMISIPDWGATPFADGRDRRAIAASIDAFNRIAATVARKGGIPWVDITDISRRGATRPAWMAGDGLHPGSPMYAAWVDRIGPAALRALAVSPDRP; encoded by the coding sequence ATGAAATGGCTAGCCCTGGGCGATTCGTATACGTGCGGCGAAGGCGTGGGGCGCGACGAAGCCTGGCCGGCGCTGCTTTCCCGCTGGCTGGCCGGCCAGGGGGTGACGGAGGTCGAGACCGAGGTGATCGCGCGGACGGGCTGGACGTCCGGTGAGTTACTGAGCGCCCTGGATGACGCCGCGCCGGAGGGACCGTTTGATCTGGTCACCCTGCTCGTCGGGGTCAACAACCAGTATCGAGGCCAGTCGATTTCGTCGTTTTCGGCGGACCTGTGCAGCCTGCTGGATCGGGCGGTCGAATGGGCCGGCGGCGCCGCGCGCCGCGTAGTGATGATTTCCATCCCCGACTGGGGCGCCACGCCGTTTGCCGACGGACGCGACCGGCGCGCGATCGCCGCCTCGATCGACGCCTTCAACCGCATCGCGGCGACCGTGGCGCGGAAGGGCGGGATCCCGTGGGTCGACATCACCGACATCAGCCGGCGCGGGGCGACTCGGCCGGCCTGGATGGCCGGCGACGGACTCCATCCCGGATCGCCCATGTATGCGGCGTGGGTAGACCGCATCGGGCCGGCGGCGCTCCGGGCCCTCGCCGTCAGTCCTGATCGCCCGTGA
- a CDS encoding ABC transporter permease subunit, with protein MHISAVVALVRRDLKIVGQSRGVLLPMLIVPILSLVLLPVLAVVAPSLGESEQATVLALSRIVDWMSAGLQDQLAGYSELQKWVVLVLVYFLAPLYLVVPLMVASVVAADSFAGEKERKTLEALLYTPTTDAELFFGKLLAAWLPAMAVSLGSFVLYATISNWVAWPILNRLLFPNAIWMILVFWVAPAVAAMGLGVTVLISSRVQSFQEAFQLGGFVVLPIVVLLVGQVSGVMYFSTGMVALLGLGFWIIDAVLLVVGARIFQRENLLTGDQD; from the coding sequence ATGCATATCTCCGCCGTCGTCGCGCTCGTGCGCAGGGATTTGAAGATCGTGGGGCAGAGCCGGGGGGTTTTGCTCCCCATGCTCATCGTACCCATTTTGTCTCTTGTGTTATTGCCCGTCCTGGCCGTCGTCGCGCCGTCGCTCGGCGAATCGGAGCAGGCGACGGTGCTGGCGTTATCCCGGATCGTGGACTGGATGTCCGCCGGCCTGCAGGATCAGCTCGCCGGCTACTCGGAGCTGCAGAAGTGGGTCGTCCTCGTGCTGGTCTATTTTCTCGCGCCGCTCTATCTGGTGGTGCCGCTCATGGTCGCCAGCGTCGTGGCGGCGGACAGCTTCGCGGGCGAGAAGGAGCGGAAGACGCTGGAGGCGCTGCTGTACACGCCGACGACCGACGCCGAGTTGTTCTTCGGCAAGCTGCTGGCCGCTTGGCTGCCGGCGATGGCCGTCTCGCTGGGCAGTTTCGTGCTCTACGCTACCATTTCCAACTGGGTGGCCTGGCCCATCCTCAACCGTCTGCTGTTTCCGAACGCGATCTGGATGATCCTGGTCTTCTGGGTGGCGCCGGCCGTGGCGGCGATGGGGCTAGGGGTGACCGTGCTGATCTCCAGCCGGGTGCAGAGCTTCCAGGAGGCGTTCCAGCTCGGCGGCTTCGTCGTGCTGCCGATCGTCGTATTGCTGGTCGGTCAGGTGTCGGGCGTGATGTACTTCAGCACCGGGATGGTCGCGCTGCTGGGGCTCGGCTTCTGGATCATCGACGCCGTGCTGCTGGTGGTCGGGGCCCGGATCTTTCAGCGCGAGAACCTGCTCACGGGCGATCAGGACTGA
- a CDS encoding HIT domain-containing protein, giving the protein MERMWSPWRSVHIERADDTNGTEKGSLFARLAGEQNDEKNYIVWRGVNVFVIMNLYPYNNGHLLIVPYRAVDAYEELSTDEQIEMAVTLDKCIRWLRAALSPEGFNVGMNLGKAAGAGIPDHLHMHVVPRWRGDTNFMPTIGEVKVVPEALETTYRKLVAVIEAGEPKPPTPR; this is encoded by the coding sequence ATGGAACGAATGTGGAGTCCCTGGCGCTCGGTCCATATCGAACGCGCCGACGACACGAATGGGACCGAAAAGGGATCCCTCTTCGCCCGGCTGGCGGGCGAGCAGAACGACGAAAAAAATTACATCGTGTGGCGGGGCGTCAATGTTTTCGTCATAATGAACCTCTATCCTTATAACAACGGCCATTTGCTCATCGTCCCCTACCGCGCCGTGGACGCCTACGAAGAACTTTCGACGGACGAACAAATTGAAATGGCCGTTACGCTCGACAAATGCATCCGGTGGCTCCGTGCGGCGCTTTCCCCCGAGGGGTTCAACGTGGGCATGAACCTGGGCAAGGCGGCGGGAGCCGGCATTCCGGATCATTTACATATGCATGTGGTACCGCGCTGGCGAGGGGATACGAACTTCATGCCCACGATCGGTGAAGTCAAAGTGGTCCCGGAAGCGCTCGAAACCACATACCGCAAACTCGTGGCCGTCATTGAGGCCGGCGAGCCCAAACCACCTACGCCGCGATAA
- the ribE gene encoding 6,7-dimethyl-8-ribityllumazine synthase, which yields MPTVLEGEMTAGGARFAIVVSRFNSFITEKLLDGALDALRRHGADMDAVTVAWCPGAFEAPLLIKRLAATGRFDAVICLGAVIRGATSHYDFVAGQAAAGVARTALDADIPVLFGVITTETIEQAIERAGTKAGNKGAEAAVSAIEMVNVLKKCG from the coding sequence ATGCCAACCGTTCTGGAAGGAGAGATGACGGCCGGCGGCGCTCGCTTTGCGATCGTGGTCAGCCGGTTCAATTCGTTTATCACCGAGAAGCTGCTGGATGGCGCGCTCGACGCCCTGCGTCGGCATGGAGCCGACATGGACGCCGTCACCGTCGCCTGGTGCCCGGGCGCCTTCGAGGCGCCGCTGCTCATCAAACGGCTCGCCGCCACCGGGCGCTTCGACGCCGTGATCTGCCTCGGCGCCGTCATCCGCGGCGCGACCTCGCACTACGACTTCGTGGCCGGCCAGGCCGCGGCCGGCGTGGCGCGCACCGCACTCGACGCCGACATCCCCGTGCTCTTTGGCGTGATCACCACGGAAACCATCGAGCAGGCCATCGAGCGCGCCGGCACGAAAGCCGGCAACAAAGGCGCGGAAGCCGCCGTTTCGGCCATCGAGATGGTCAACGTCCTCAAAAAATGCGGATGA
- a CDS encoding PHP domain-containing protein yields MPLRPLVDLHTHSTCSDGALAPADLVERARKRGLAGLALTDHDTVQGYEAARAAGVEHGIEVFPGVELSVRIERRVVHLLGYFFDPNDAALRDFLGGYTTLRMDRASAIVDRLRQRGLELALEDVVEIAGEGIVGRPHIARAMVRNRLAGSPEEAFSRYLHDAGPAYVPIACPPARDALEALHRAGGIGVLAHPGHWTSDREIRALKNDGLDGVETIHPSHDTSLIEYYRRLARTLGLVETGGSDFHGHKPADDRRLGRLGTSPEALERARAACIS; encoded by the coding sequence ATGCCGCTTCGCCCGCTCGTCGACCTCCATACGCACAGTACCTGCTCGGATGGCGCGCTGGCGCCGGCCGACCTGGTGGAGCGCGCCCGGAAGCGGGGGCTCGCCGGCCTGGCGCTGACGGATCACGACACGGTCCAGGGTTACGAGGCGGCCCGCGCCGCCGGCGTGGAGCACGGCATCGAGGTGTTTCCCGGGGTCGAACTCAGCGTGCGGATCGAGCGGCGCGTCGTGCATCTGCTCGGGTACTTCTTCGATCCGAACGACGCCGCCCTGCGCGATTTTCTGGGCGGATACACCACGCTGCGGATGGATCGCGCCTCCGCCATCGTGGATCGGTTGCGGCAGCGCGGGCTGGAGCTCGCGCTGGAGGATGTGGTGGAGATCGCCGGCGAAGGCATCGTCGGCCGCCCGCACATCGCGCGCGCGATGGTGCGCAACCGCCTCGCCGGCTCCCCCGAAGAGGCCTTCTCCCGCTACCTGCACGACGCCGGCCCGGCCTATGTGCCGATCGCCTGCCCGCCGGCGCGCGACGCCCTCGAGGCGCTGCATCGGGCCGGCGGCATCGGCGTGCTGGCCCATCCCGGGCACTGGACGTCGGACCGCGAAATCCGCGCGCTCAAAAACGACGGGCTCGACGGCGTGGAAACGATTCATCCTTCGCACGATACAAGCCTCATCGAGTATTACCGCCGGCTGGCGCGGACGCTCGGCCTTGTCGAGACCGGCGGCTCCGATTTTCACGGGCACAAGCCGGCGGACGACCGCCGCCTCGGACGCCTGGGCACCTCGCCCGAAGCGCTCGAACGGGCCCGCGCCGCCTGTATTTCCTGA
- a CDS encoding lysylphosphatidylglycerol synthase transmembrane domain-containing protein, which produces MSETNIVPPDHDPDGPAHAEAHVPSSSRISLRNVLWPLLLSLVMLLLIGYFTFDAGSFRAMLSTINPTFLVAAIVTVALRVLFGALRFQHAARGALSFMQSLRGQLSWDFFSNVTPAALGGGPFAAVYMARDSQNKVGETTALVLYTMLLDQLWSAILIPIILLSTLYVVVIPPSVGSVGMLAFIGYFIVMMTWVSLFGYATLFRPELIQRLSDRIFRLKFLRRFRPHVAREMKQMGECARIIRSQPPSFFAYSFMLTAGTWIPRYLLPVCIVMSVFPDLDSLLFLIRGITMMVSAMIIPTPGGAGGIEGLYALFMGPLMPKALVAPTLFMWRFLGYYIFLGLGAFLFKKKHATPRPLDPPAVPEGPSRRTDLATPLSHEPEFADSQEQS; this is translated from the coding sequence ATGTCTGAGACGAACATCGTTCCCCCCGATCACGACCCGGATGGCCCGGCACACGCCGAAGCGCACGTCCCTTCGTCTTCGAGGATTTCGCTGCGCAACGTACTCTGGCCGCTCCTGCTCAGTCTGGTGATGTTGCTGTTGATCGGCTATTTCACCTTCGACGCCGGCTCGTTCCGCGCCATGCTCTCCACGATCAACCCGACCTTCCTGGTCGCCGCGATCGTCACCGTCGCGCTGCGCGTCCTGTTTGGCGCCCTCCGCTTCCAGCACGCCGCCCGGGGCGCGCTCAGCTTCATGCAGAGCCTGCGCGGGCAGCTTTCGTGGGATTTCTTCTCGAACGTGACCCCCGCGGCGCTGGGGGGCGGCCCTTTCGCCGCCGTCTACATGGCCCGCGACTCCCAGAACAAGGTGGGCGAAACCACGGCGCTCGTCCTCTACACCATGCTGCTGGATCAGCTCTGGTCCGCCATCCTGATCCCGATCATCCTGCTGTCGACCCTGTACGTGGTGGTCATCCCGCCGTCGGTCGGCTCGGTGGGGATGCTCGCGTTCATCGGCTATTTTATCGTGATGATGACCTGGGTGAGCCTCTTCGGCTACGCCACGCTCTTCCGGCCCGAGCTGATCCAGCGCCTGAGCGACCGGATTTTCCGGCTCAAGTTTCTCCGGCGGTTCAGGCCGCACGTGGCCCGGGAGATGAAGCAGATGGGGGAATGCGCCCGCATCATCCGCTCCCAGCCGCCGAGCTTCTTCGCCTACAGCTTCATGCTCACCGCCGGCACCTGGATCCCGCGCTACCTGCTCCCGGTGTGCATCGTGATGAGCGTCTTTCCGGACCTCGACAGCCTGCTTTTCCTGATCCGCGGCATCACCATGATGGTGAGCGCCATGATCATCCCGACGCCGGGCGGAGCCGGCGGCATCGAGGGCCTCTATGCCCTCTTCATGGGCCCGCTGATGCCCAAGGCGCTCGTCGCGCCCACGCTGTTCATGTGGCGCTTCCTGGGCTACTACATCTTCCTGGGCCTCGGGGCCTTCCTCTTCAAGAAGAAACACGCGACGCCCCGTCCGCTCGATCCGCCGGCCGTGCCGGAGGGCCCCAGCCGGCGCACCGACCTGGCCACCCCGCTCTCGCATGAACCGGAGTTCGCCGACAGCCAGGAGCAATCCTGA
- a CDS encoding DUF72 domain-containing protein yields the protein MSLAFARQREQIDAYDFRAIHDHLRFGTASDRYAGWIGQIYPESYAGRLSSRPRQLDGQRFTERTLPVESVADYFQHFEVLELDFTFYRPLRDPDGSPSNNYFVLQQYAEHAPDSAGFFLKAPQLYAARTIRGQQGGAATYTANAHFLDAGDFQRRFLEPAVEILGNRLLGILFEQEYQRVSESPSPEENIADLDGFFSKLPSDVQVHLELRSAHLLSESYFAWLASRGLGFVFSHWTWLPPIREQWRLCGGQFTARDGQIVTRLLTPLGMPYAKAYAQAHPFDKPLPTITDSEAGKAMVLDVTALAYQAFGSNRLLNVIVNNRAWGNAPALAQAIAHRVIDEEARRSG from the coding sequence ATGTCCCTCGCCTTCGCCCGCCAGCGCGAGCAGATCGACGCCTACGACTTCCGCGCGATCCACGACCATCTGCGTTTCGGCACCGCGTCCGACCGCTACGCCGGCTGGATCGGGCAGATCTACCCCGAGTCGTACGCCGGCCGGCTGAGTTCCAGGCCGCGCCAGCTGGATGGGCAGCGCTTCACCGAACGCACCCTGCCCGTCGAGTCCGTGGCCGACTATTTCCAGCATTTCGAGGTGCTCGAGCTGGATTTCACGTTTTACCGGCCCCTGCGCGACCCCGACGGCAGCCCCTCCAACAACTACTTCGTGCTCCAGCAGTACGCCGAGCACGCCCCCGACAGCGCCGGCTTCTTCCTGAAGGCCCCGCAGCTCTACGCCGCGCGGACGATCCGCGGCCAACAGGGTGGGGCTGCGACGTACACAGCGAACGCGCATTTTCTGGACGCCGGCGATTTCCAGCGGCGCTTTCTGGAACCCGCCGTCGAGATCCTGGGTAATCGGCTCCTCGGCATCCTGTTCGAACAAGAATACCAGCGGGTGTCTGAAAGCCCGTCTCCAGAAGAGAACATTGCAGATCTCGACGGATTCTTTTCGAAACTGCCCTCCGATGTCCAGGTACACCTCGAATTGCGCTCCGCGCATCTCCTTTCGGAATCGTACTTTGCCTGGCTGGCGTCGCGGGGGTTGGGATTTGTCTTCAGTCACTGGACGTGGCTGCCCCCGATTCGCGAACAGTGGCGCCTGTGCGGCGGGCAGTTCACGGCCCGGGACGGGCAGATCGTCACGCGGTTGCTGACGCCGCTCGGCATGCCGTACGCGAAGGCCTACGCGCAGGCGCACCCTTTCGACAAACCGCTTCCGACCATTACCGACAGCGAGGCCGGCAAGGCGATGGTGCTCGACGTCACCGCGCTCGCGTACCAGGCCTTCGGCTCCAATCGACTGCTGAACGTCATCGTCAACAACAGAGCCTGGGGCAACGCGCCGGCACTCGCCCAGGCCATTGCACATCGCGTGATCGACGAGGAAGCCCGACGATCCGGGTGA
- a CDS encoding ABC transporter ATP-binding protein, with translation MPIIRTLNLTRYFGEKAAVRDLSIEIRRGEIFGLLGHNGAGKTTTIRLLTGILRPSSGEVQVLGLTPPEDGPAIRQRTGVLPESHALDERMTPYDTLRLHGLTFGWKSARIPARIAEVLDAFDLVPQTHQRIRRLSKGMKQRLALARTLFHHPELIFLDEPTSALDPVARMAVHTFLKRMVESEGATAVVCTHNLNEAQTLCDRVGVLEKGRLIAIGKPDELIAGLNSQATRADHPVLVEVAPEDMDRACRALTETNGLLHVEKNSHSLRVHGVGRTAVPDVVDCLVQHHIRIFAVNVPPLTLTDVYMALHASDNAST, from the coding sequence ATGCCCATCATTCGAACCCTGAACCTGACACGCTACTTCGGCGAAAAAGCCGCGGTGCGCGATCTTTCGATCGAGATCCGGCGGGGGGAGATTTTCGGGCTGCTCGGGCACAACGGCGCCGGCAAGACGACCACCATCCGCCTGCTCACGGGGATTCTGCGGCCCAGCAGCGGCGAGGTGCAGGTGCTGGGCCTGACGCCCCCGGAGGATGGCCCGGCGATACGCCAGCGGACCGGCGTCCTCCCCGAATCGCACGCGCTGGACGAGCGCATGACGCCGTACGACACCCTGCGCCTCCACGGCCTGACCTTCGGCTGGAAATCGGCGCGCATCCCCGCGCGCATCGCGGAGGTGCTCGACGCCTTCGACCTCGTCCCGCAAACACACCAGCGCATCCGCCGGCTCAGCAAGGGCATGAAACAGCGCCTCGCCCTGGCGCGCACGCTGTTTCATCATCCCGAACTCATCTTCCTGGACGAGCCGACGTCGGCGCTCGATCCGGTGGCGCGCATGGCCGTGCATACGTTCCTGAAGCGGATGGTCGAGTCCGAAGGCGCCACGGCTGTCGTCTGCACCCACAACCTGAACGAGGCGCAGACGCTGTGCGACCGGGTGGGCGTGCTGGAGAAGGGTCGCCTCATCGCCATCGGAAAGCCGGACGAGCTGATCGCCGGCCTCAACAGCCAGGCGACGCGCGCCGATCACCCCGTGCTCGTGGAAGTCGCCCCGGAAGACATGGACCGCGCCTGCCGCGCCCTCACGGAGACGAACGGGCTGCTGCATGTCGAAAAAAACAGCCACAGCCTCCGCGTCCATGGCGTCGGACGCACCGCGGTGCCGGACGTCGTCGACTGCCTCGTCCAGCATCACATCCGCATCTTCGCCGTAAACGTCCCCCCGCTCACGCTGACAGACGTCTACATGGCGCTGCACGCATCGGACAACGCATCTACCTGA
- a CDS encoding two-component regulator propeller domain-containing protein produces MRMNARRYIACLGLLVVLSVPSTSRAQIGEWEAHTSFRQVVDLSASNNAIWVATSGGVFSYAPASQELRRFTPAEGLHSVLTRAILYSEGCACVWIGYQDGVLDRLDVETGVVRSFRDIERAGQFASRTIRRLHEQGDSLLVATDFGLVVFDPLKGEVRDTYNQLGSFTPGVPVYDVAVGALEGQAPAFWLATREGVASTPLSTPNPKDPGSWSVETISGSGELTAVALFEGALYAGGEDALYRRDGAGVYSAIASTSAPIRRLRQVQDRLVGVSLFSLIAVDAGGAPQSGFDLELQAMNAVIEGPQGLMWVGDDAAGLAAVEPIATGVSDLSVLGIDIYPEGPYDGQFSDLTFAADGTLWLGGVRGTNVGFYKLGPDGAWTSYTSRFYDELVGRRTEFRAIDVDSRGHTWVGSFGGALLEVTPDDEIIVHDQSNSSLRRSESVSDETFIIIGGIDSQADGTVWVTNVDAARPISVWQPGAGWTSLPSPIGSGQTLGRLFIDSYGQKWIVAIDRRNLRVSVGLVVVETGSTPADPTDDAFIFISEEGGSGQGLPSIGVNAIVEDRDGLVWIGTDEGLAYVVNTGIVARDPNTTPIWPIRADRKEGESQFLLFGLKVNDLAVDPANRLWVATDEGVWLIEEAGLGFQELAHYTTENSPLFSDVIVSVAVDERTGDVYIGTDAGLLSFRSDAIAPAEQSQDLVVYPNPARFSEASSPTIFMEGLVEETDIRILTVDGQLIQEIEARGGRAQWDGRDRAGRDVPSGMYLIIAVGTNGEKAAVGKVAIIR; encoded by the coding sequence ATGCGGATGAACGCGCGGCGCTACATAGCCTGTCTGGGCCTGCTCGTCGTGCTGTCCGTGCCGTCCACGAGCCGCGCGCAGATCGGCGAGTGGGAGGCACACACGTCCTTCCGGCAGGTGGTCGATCTCTCCGCCTCGAACAACGCAATCTGGGTGGCGACGTCGGGCGGCGTCTTCAGCTACGCGCCGGCCTCGCAGGAGCTGCGCCGCTTCACGCCGGCCGAGGGGCTGCACAGCGTGCTGACACGCGCCATCCTCTACAGCGAAGGCTGCGCGTGCGTCTGGATCGGCTATCAGGATGGGGTACTGGATCGGCTGGATGTCGAAACGGGCGTCGTGCGCTCGTTCCGCGACATCGAACGCGCCGGCCAGTTCGCGTCCCGCACGATCCGCCGCCTCCACGAACAGGGCGACTCGCTGCTCGTGGCGACGGATTTCGGGCTCGTCGTGTTCGACCCGCTCAAGGGCGAGGTGCGCGACACCTACAATCAGCTCGGCTCCTTCACGCCCGGCGTGCCGGTGTATGACGTGGCTGTCGGGGCGCTCGAGGGCCAGGCGCCGGCATTCTGGCTGGCCACGCGCGAAGGAGTCGCCAGCACGCCGCTCTCCACGCCGAACCCCAAAGATCCGGGCAGCTGGAGCGTGGAAACCATCTCCGGCTCGGGCGAACTCACGGCCGTCGCGCTCTTCGAGGGCGCGCTCTATGCCGGCGGCGAGGACGCCCTCTACCGGCGCGATGGGGCGGGCGTCTATTCGGCGATCGCCAGCACGAGCGCCCCGATCCGTCGGCTCCGGCAGGTGCAGGACCGCCTGGTTGGCGTGTCCCTGTTCTCGTTGATCGCCGTCGATGCCGGCGGGGCGCCGCAATCCGGATTCGATCTGGAGCTTCAGGCCATGAACGCCGTGATCGAAGGCCCGCAAGGCCTGATGTGGGTGGGCGACGATGCCGCCGGCCTCGCCGCCGTCGAGCCGATCGCCACGGGCGTCTCCGACCTCTCCGTTCTGGGCATCGACATCTATCCCGAAGGCCCGTACGACGGGCAGTTCTCGGATCTCACCTTTGCCGCCGACGGCACCCTCTGGCTCGGCGGCGTGCGCGGCACCAACGTAGGGTTCTACAAACTCGGCCCCGACGGGGCGTGGACGAGCTACACCTCGCGCTTTTACGACGAACTGGTCGGCCGGCGGACCGAGTTCCGGGCGATCGATGTCGACTCCCGAGGCCATACGTGGGTCGGCTCGTTCGGCGGCGCCCTGCTCGAAGTCACGCCCGACGATGAGATCATCGTGCACGACCAGTCGAATTCCAGCCTCCGCCGCTCCGAGTCGGTCAGCGACGAGACGTTCATCATCATCGGCGGCATCGACAGCCAGGCGGACGGGACGGTCTGGGTGACGAACGTCGACGCGGCGCGGCCGATCAGCGTCTGGCAGCCCGGCGCCGGCTGGACGTCGCTGCCTTCGCCCATCGGGAGCGGTCAGACGCTGGGGCGTCTTTTTATCGACTCGTACGGGCAAAAGTGGATCGTGGCGATCGACCGCCGCAACCTCCGCGTCAGCGTGGGGCTGGTGGTGGTGGAGACAGGCAGCACGCCGGCCGACCCCACCGACGATGCCTTCATCTTTATCTCCGAAGAGGGGGGGAGCGGCCAGGGGTTGCCCAGCATCGGGGTGAACGCCATCGTGGAGGATCGCGATGGCCTCGTGTGGATCGGGACGGACGAGGGGCTCGCATACGTGGTCAACACCGGCATCGTCGCCCGCGACCCGAACACGACGCCGATCTGGCCGATCCGCGCGGACCGGAAGGAAGGGGAGAGCCAGTTTCTGCTGTTCGGCCTGAAGGTGAACGACCTGGCCGTCGACCCCGCGAACCGGTTGTGGGTCGCGACGGACGAGGGCGTGTGGCTGATCGAGGAGGCCGGCCTCGGCTTTCAGGAGCTCGCCCACTACACCACGGAAAACTCCCCGCTGTTCTCCGACGTCATCGTTTCGGTGGCCGTCGATGAGCGCACCGGCGACGTATATATCGGCACCGACGCCGGCCTGCTCAGCTTCCGATCGGACGCCATCGCGCCCGCGGAACAGAGCCAGGACCTTGTGGTTTACCCCAACCCTGCGCGATTTTCCGAGGCCTCGTCGCCGACGATTTTCATGGAAGGGCTCGTCGAGGAGACCGACATTCGGATCCTCACCGTCGACGGGCAGCTGATCCAGGAGATCGAGGCGCGCGGCGGAAGAGCGCAATGGGATGGCCGCGACCGGGCCGGCCGGGACGTGCCTTCGGGGATGTACCTGATCATCGCCGTCGGGACGAATGGTGAAAAAGCCGCCGTCGGCAAGGTGGCGATCATCCGGTAG